A genomic stretch from Orcinus orca chromosome 14, mOrcOrc1.1, whole genome shotgun sequence includes:
- the TMEM254 gene encoding transmembrane protein 254 isoform X2 yields MGKAGGDETYFQRSSLFWVTVITLSFGYYTWVIFWPEAIPYQSLGPLGPFTQYLLEHHHTLLHSWYWLAWLIHVGESLYAIVLCKSKGITNSWTQLLWFLQTFLFGMASLYYLIDYRPRRHKQT; encoded by the exons AtggggaaggcaggaggagaTGAGACGTACTTCCAGAGGAGCAGTCTGTTCTGGGTCACTGTCATCACCCTCTCCTTTGGCTATTACACG TGGGTGATCTTCTGGCCTGAGGCTATTCCGTATCAGAGCCTCGGGCCGCTGGGCCCCTTCACTCAGTACTTGCTGGAGCATCATCACACCCTCCTGCACAGCTG GTATTGGCTTGCGTGGCTGATTCACGTGGGAGAGTCCTTGTATGCCATTGTATTGTGCAA gtCTAAAGGCATCACGAATAGTTGGACTCAACTCCTCTGGTTCCTGCAGACGTTCCTTTTTGGGATGGCATCTCTCTATTACTTGATTGATTACAGACCGAGACGCcataaacaaacttaa
- the TMEM254 gene encoding transmembrane protein 254 isoform X1, with amino-acid sequence MVVAKSNAGGAATSYFRTAKPLPSLVTVLGLGYFGWVIFWPEAIPYQSLGPLGPFTQYLLEHHHTLLHSWYWLAWLIHVGESLYAIVLCKSKGITNSWTQLLWFLQTFLFGMASLYYLIDYRPRRHKQT; translated from the exons ATGGTGGTGGCGAAGTCGAATGCCGGCGGGGCTGCTACCTCCTATTTCCGTACAGCCAAACCGCTGCCCTCGCTGGTCACGGTCCTGGGGCTGGGATATTTCGGG TGGGTGATCTTCTGGCCTGAGGCTATTCCGTATCAGAGCCTCGGGCCGCTGGGCCCCTTCACTCAGTACTTGCTGGAGCATCATCACACCCTCCTGCACAGCTG GTATTGGCTTGCGTGGCTGATTCACGTGGGAGAGTCCTTGTATGCCATTGTATTGTGCAA gtCTAAAGGCATCACGAATAGTTGGACTCAACTCCTCTGGTTCCTGCAGACGTTCCTTTTTGGGATGGCATCTCTCTATTACTTGATTGATTACAGACCGAGACGCcataaacaaacttaa
- the TMEM254 gene encoding transmembrane protein 254 isoform X3, producing MVVAKSNAGGAATSYFRTAKPLPSLVTVLGLGYFGVLACVADSRGRVLVCHCIVQEPWWSFEKPPITRDLPSAVPSMVPSDLSLKASRIVGLNSSGSCRRSFLGWHLSIT from the exons ATGGTGGTGGCGAAGTCGAATGCCGGCGGGGCTGCTACCTCCTATTTCCGTACAGCCAAACCGCTGCCCTCGCTGGTCACGGTCCTGGGGCTGGGATATTTCGGG GTATTGGCTTGCGTGGCTGATTCACGTGGGAGAGTCCTTGTATGCCATTGTATTGTGCAA GAGCCTTGGTGGAGTTTTGAGAAACCGCCCATCACTAGGGATCTCCCTTCTGCAGTTCCCTCGATGGTTCCTTCAGACCTCA gtCTAAAGGCATCACGAATAGTTGGACTCAACTCCTCTGGTTCCTGCAGACGTTCCTTTTTGGGATGGCATCTCTCTATTACTTGA
- the TMEM254 gene encoding transmembrane protein 254 isoform X4, with translation MGKAGGDETYFQRSSLFWVTVITLSFGYYTVLACVADSRGRVLVCHCIVQEPWWSFEKPPITRDLPSAVPSMVPSDLSLKASRIVGLNSSGSCRRSFLGWHLSIT, from the exons AtggggaaggcaggaggagaTGAGACGTACTTCCAGAGGAGCAGTCTGTTCTGGGTCACTGTCATCACCCTCTCCTTTGGCTATTACACG GTATTGGCTTGCGTGGCTGATTCACGTGGGAGAGTCCTTGTATGCCATTGTATTGTGCAA GAGCCTTGGTGGAGTTTTGAGAAACCGCCCATCACTAGGGATCTCCCTTCTGCAGTTCCCTCGATGGTTCCTTCAGACCTCA gtCTAAAGGCATCACGAATAGTTGGACTCAACTCCTCTGGTTCCTGCAGACGTTCCTTTTTGGGATGGCATCTCTCTATTACTTGA